The following proteins are encoded in a genomic region of Desulfosporosinus youngiae DSM 17734:
- a CDS encoding MATE family efflux transporter, translating to MSEYGSELPLAVIGVISKVNFVVLAFVIGIAQGTQPIISFNYGAKNYPRVREAYMKAAAGIVGASVFFFFCFQLFPRQIVGIFGEGSETYFTFASQYMRIFMLMMFISGIQPLTSNFFVATGKAKQGIFLALTRQGLFLLPLLIILPLWFGIEGAIFAGPIADSLAVIVSLSFISRELKAMKSFRSGEKPGEA from the coding sequence TTGTCTGAATATGGCAGTGAACTGCCTCTGGCCGTCATTGGAGTTATCTCAAAGGTCAATTTTGTCGTCCTTGCCTTTGTAATCGGCATTGCCCAGGGAACTCAGCCGATTATCAGTTTTAATTATGGAGCAAAGAATTATCCCCGGGTCAGAGAAGCCTATATGAAAGCCGCGGCGGGCATCGTGGGCGCTTCAGTGTTTTTCTTTTTCTGCTTCCAGCTTTTTCCCCGACAGATTGTGGGGATATTCGGAGAGGGGAGTGAGACTTACTTTACCTTTGCATCCCAATATATGCGTATTTTTATGCTGATGATGTTTATCAGCGGTATTCAGCCTTTAACTTCCAACTTTTTTGTCGCCACAGGGAAGGCCAAACAGGGAATTTTTCTGGCCCTCACCCGTCAAGGACTATTTTTATTGCCTCTTCTGATTATTCTGCCTCTCTGGTTTGGCATTGAAGGAGCAATTTTTGCGGGACCTATCGCCGATTCCCTGGCTGTCATCGTGTCCCTGTCATTTATCAGCCGGGAGCTGAAAGCAATGAAATCTTTCCGGTCCGGTGAGAAGCCGGGGGAAGCTTAA